From Enterococcus mediterraneensis, the proteins below share one genomic window:
- a CDS encoding sigma-70 family RNA polymerase sigma factor, translating to MDERVLIRQLKDKDFQGLESLIEFYGASILRTVHGILNQGTEKNHWPDLENEIFYEIWQKIHQYDEKKSSFATWVLMIARSRCIDKKRQLKKEQTQQPLEMINQTLIEDPLAKEDFLYLIDVLNETDQKIFVLHYFYQLTPQEIASSVGLETSAIYNHLSRGRTKLKKVLQERMMGREI from the coding sequence TTGGATGAAAGAGTGTTGATCCGCCAACTAAAGGATAAAGATTTCCAAGGGTTGGAGTCTCTGATCGAATTCTACGGCGCAAGCATCCTGCGAACCGTCCACGGTATCTTGAATCAGGGAACTGAAAAAAATCACTGGCCGGATCTGGAAAATGAGATCTTTTACGAAATCTGGCAGAAGATCCATCAATACGATGAGAAGAAAAGCAGTTTTGCAACGTGGGTATTGATGATCGCCCGCAGCCGCTGTATCGATAAAAAAAGACAGCTGAAAAAGGAACAAACACAACAGCCTTTGGAGATGATCAATCAAACGCTCATAGAAGATCCGTTAGCCAAAGAGGACTTTCTCTATTTGATCGATGTATTGAACGAAACGGATCAAAAGATATTCGTATTGCATTATTTTTACCAGCTGACACCGCAAGAGATCGCCTCGTCTGTCGGTTTAGAAACCAGTGCAATCTACAATCACTTGTCACGAGGTCGAACAAAATTGAAAAAGGTATTGCAGGAAAGGATGATGGGACGTGAGATTTAA
- a CDS encoding dihydroorotate oxidase: MLTTSFFDHTFENPFMNASGVHCMTHEELDELAASKAGAFITKSATLESRAGNPEPRYFDVPLGSINSMGLPNKGLDYYLDYALSYQEKQTRPLFFSVAGMSVEENLEMLWVIQKSNFNGITELNLSCPNVPGKPQVAYDFPLTKTILTEVFQFFTKPLGVKLPPYFDMAHFDEMAEILNQFPLTYVNSINSIGNGLYIDPMTESVVIKPKDGFGGIGGEYVKPTALANVRAFYTRLNPSIKIIGTGGIRSGQDAFEHLLCGATMLQVGTELHKEGPAIFERLTAELTAIMDEKGYTSIDEFRGKLKTINV, from the coding sequence ATGCTGACAACATCTTTTTTTGACCATACATTTGAAAATCCTTTTATGAACGCTTCTGGTGTCCATTGCATGACACACGAAGAACTTGACGAGCTGGCGGCTTCAAAAGCCGGTGCTTTTATTACGAAAAGCGCAACACTGGAATCCCGCGCCGGAAATCCCGAACCGCGTTATTTTGATGTGCCATTAGGAAGCATCAATTCTATGGGACTGCCTAACAAAGGTCTCGATTATTATTTGGATTACGCTTTGTCTTATCAAGAAAAACAGACAAGACCCCTCTTTTTTTCAGTTGCCGGTATGAGCGTAGAAGAAAACCTGGAGATGCTTTGGGTGATTCAAAAGAGCAATTTTAACGGCATCACAGAACTAAATCTTTCGTGTCCGAACGTGCCCGGAAAACCACAAGTCGCTTATGATTTTCCGTTAACTAAAACGATTCTGACAGAAGTTTTCCAATTTTTCACAAAACCATTAGGCGTGAAACTGCCTCCTTATTTTGATATGGCTCATTTTGATGAGATGGCAGAAATATTGAATCAGTTTCCGTTGACCTATGTAAATTCCATTAATAGTATCGGTAACGGTTTGTATATCGATCCAATGACAGAGTCAGTAGTGATCAAACCAAAAGACGGCTTTGGCGGAATCGGCGGCGAATATGTCAAACCAACAGCGTTAGCGAATGTCCGTGCGTTTTATACTCGTTTGAATCCATCAATAAAAATCATTGGTACCGGCGGGATTCGTTCGGGACAAGATGCTTTTGAACACCTGTTGTGCGGCGCGACGATGCTGCAAGTAGGAACCGAGCTTCATAAAGAAGGTCCGGCGATTTTTGAACGGTTGACTGCTGAATTGACAGCGATCATGGATGAAAAAGGCTATACTTCAATCGATGAGTTTCGCGGAAAGTTAAAGACGATCAACGTATAA
- a CDS encoding GNAT family N-acetyltransferase, with the protein MLELKKADKNDLPVILSIVEDGIISLKKQGLPQWQNGYGPQENQLLTDIDKRESYLLMVDGEIYGTAALVSGVDDVYTAIKDGHWSESDGEYRSIHRFALAAKATGKGYAKRFLHLLAESAQKSGYNDIRVDTHPENIKMQKAILGAGFTYRGMVEFPIPDGKRKAYQIIMP; encoded by the coding sequence ATGCTCGAATTGAAAAAAGCAGATAAAAATGATCTTCCAGTGATCCTATCAATCGTTGAAGATGGAATCATTTCGTTAAAAAAACAAGGATTGCCTCAATGGCAAAACGGCTATGGCCCTCAAGAAAATCAATTATTGACTGACATAGATAAACGGGAAAGTTATTTATTGATGGTGGATGGCGAGATTTACGGGACAGCCGCCTTAGTAAGCGGAGTGGATGATGTTTATACTGCAATCAAAGATGGTCACTGGAGTGAAAGTGACGGTGAGTATCGCTCGATCCATCGTTTTGCTCTTGCCGCTAAAGCCACAGGCAAAGGTTACGCAAAACGTTTCTTGCATTTATTAGCGGAAAGTGCACAGAAATCAGGGTATAACGATATTCGAGTCGATACTCATCCGGAAAACATAAAGATGCAAAAAGCGATTCTCGGCGCTGGTTTTACCTATCGCGGAATGGTAGAATTTCCGATTCCGGACGGAAAAAGAAAAGCCTATCAAATAATTATGCCATAA